The following are from one region of the Silene latifolia isolate original U9 population chromosome 9, ASM4854445v1, whole genome shotgun sequence genome:
- the LOC141600895 gene encoding F-box protein CPR1-like has product MWNNLPTDISNNILHRLPVKTLIKCTILSKSFLSLITSHPFISDHIAQHSNSHLLLRYLTHDKQEMYHLDPDDDTFSGFQTQGLLVPFLAYPEQCFTVVGCINGVLCLVNDLLMEGTLIILWNPSIRKCVHVPRPIFVFDMIGPYTSVCGFGFDPISDDYKVVRLVEQDTGYGFSSQTLVEVYSLKSECWRVIDKGPCYDIKDHSCGYTPRFINGSVYWLGKPYVAPYHETVLLKFDMSTESFETIQLPGDLKLSKSGFNRNLHLQENKGILTLMKSNYNDANNTFSAWILKEDGVVKSWKKIFDFDIAKLPHARALRFYFDFDIAELSLHGRPLAFSFRKKGEVIMVKSGRDGYPKEESEVVSIDPVTQSGTTLREINADRNLFYLSTYVESMVLFKEGKGIEEQNTKLDLFPRNKPCSSVLHSSSSSGEHLAS; this is encoded by the coding sequence ATGTGGAATAATTTGCCTACTGATATCAGTAATAATATCTTACATAGATTGCCTGTGAAAACCCTAATTAAATGCACTATTCTGTCCAAATCATTCCTCTCTTTAATCACCAGTCACCCTTTTATCTCCGATCACATTGCACAACACAGCAATTCTCATTTGTTACTTCGTTATTTAACCCACGACAAGCAAGAAATGTACCATCTTGACCCTGATGACGATACCTTTTCCGGTTTCCAAACTCAAGGCTTGCTTGTCCCCTTCCTTGCTTATCCTGAACAGTGCTTTACTGTCGTGGGTTGCATAAACGGTGTTCTTTGCTTGGTTAATGATTTGCTAATGGAGGGTACTCTTATTATTCTTTGGAATCCCTCTATTAGGAAGTGTGTTCACGTTCCTCGCCCTATATTCGTATTTGATATGATTGGTCCGTATACGTCTGTTTGTGGGTTCGGGTTTGATCCTATTTCAGATGATTACAAGGTGGTTCGACTCGTAGAACAGGATACTGGTTATGGGTTTAGCTCGCAAACGCTGGTGGAGGTCTATAGTTTGAAATCTGAGTGCTGGAGGGTTATCGATAAGGGTCCTTGCTATGATATTAAAGATCACTCCTGCGGGTATACCCCTCGTTTCATTAATGGCTCTGTTTATTGGCTTGGGAAGCCTTATGTGGCTCCATATCATGAAACTGTGCTCCTCAAATTTGACATGTCTACAGAGAGTTTTGAGACCATACAACTGCCGGGAGACCTAAAATTGAGCAAGTCAGGATTTAATCGGAATTTGCATCTTCAGGAGAATAAGGGAATATTGACTTTGATGAAGAGTAACTACAATGATGCAAACAACACTTTCAGCGCATGGATACTTAAAGAAGATGGGGTTGTTAAATCTTGGAAGAAGATATTTGATTTTGATATTGCTAAGTTACCACATGCCAGGGCTTTgaggttttattttgattttgatattgCTGAGTTAAGTCTACATGGCAGGCCTTTGGCGTTTAGTTTTAGAAAAAAGGGTGAAGTTATCATGGTGAAGAGTGGTCGTGATGGTTATCCAAAAGAGGAGAGTGAGGTTGTTTCAATTGATCCAGTAACTCAAAGTGGGACAACATTAAGAGAGATAAATGCAGatcgtaatttattttacttgTCTACTTATGTAGAGAGCATGGTGTTGTTTAAGGAAGGGaaaggaattgaagaacaaaacaCGAAGTTGGATTTGTTCCCGAGGAACAAACCATGCAGTTCGGTTTTGCATAGCTCCTCCTCATCTGGTGAGCATTTGGCGAGCTAA